A region of Thermococcus piezophilus DNA encodes the following proteins:
- a CDS encoding helix-turn-helix domain-containing protein produces the protein MRPLIVSTMLALLSLDETRIIVESDFENLSGHISLELTPFLAPKSRRCMLILKGLCEGKSVRAIAEELGVSPATISNELKKMSGYYLVRPDASEGKIPRYSVTGAGRIYLMLMESQKLNSTTGT, from the coding sequence ATGAGACCCCTTATCGTGAGTACAATGCTGGCCCTTCTAAGCTTAGATGAGACCAGGATCATAGTTGAGAGTGACTTTGAAAATCTCTCCGGCCATATCTCCCTCGAACTCACCCCATTCCTCGCTCCCAAGAGCAGGAGATGTATGTTAATCTTGAAGGGTCTTTGTGAGGGAAAAAGTGTCAGGGCCATAGCAGAAGAGCTTGGCGTTTCACCGGCAACGATAAGCAACGAGCTGAAGAAAATGAGTGGCTATTATCTTGTTCGTCCTGATGCCTCGGAAGGAAAAATCCCACGATATTCCGTAACTGGAGCCGGTAGGATTTACCTTATGCTGATGGAGTCGCAGAAGTTAAATTCAACAACTGGGACCTAA
- the cas2 gene encoding CRISPR-associated endonuclease Cas2, which produces MYVVIVYDVNVSRVNKVKKFLRQYLHWVQNSVFEGETTLAEFERIKAGLLDLIDEDEDSVIIYKLRSKPKRESLGVEKNPIDDII; this is translated from the coding sequence ATGTATGTGGTCATTGTTTATGATGTTAATGTTTCGAGGGTTAATAAGGTTAAAAAGTTCCTTCGTCAGTATTTGCATTGGGTTCAAAACAGCGTTTTTGAGGGAGAAACTACCTTAGCCGAGTTCGAGCGCATAAAAGCCGGTCTGCTCGATCTAATTGATGAAGACGAAGACTCTGTGATCATCTACAAGCTCCGCTCAAAGCCAAAAAGGGAAAGCCTTGGGGTAGAGAAGAATCCGATTGATGATATTATCTAA
- a CDS encoding CidA/LrgA family protein, giving the protein MNITNGISHKGPIGIILLGLAIILGFFLIGEWLGEWLNLSIPGSVVGMVLLILALLSGLVKIEWVEREAEFLVRNMSILFIPPGVGVVTYLSLIKSQAVPIFAALILSFLVTLVATAKVVELVREKNGRGESK; this is encoded by the coding sequence ATGAACATCACGAATGGTATAAGCCACAAAGGACCTATTGGTATAATTTTGTTAGGGCTGGCAATCATCCTCGGCTTTTTCCTTATCGGCGAGTGGCTGGGCGAGTGGCTAAACCTCTCGATTCCAGGAAGCGTCGTGGGAATGGTCCTCCTGATCCTAGCGCTTTTGAGCGGTCTGGTAAAGATTGAATGGGTCGAGAGAGAAGCCGAGTTCCTCGTGAGGAACATGAGCATCCTCTTCATCCCTCCAGGAGTTGGTGTAGTAACCTACCTTAGCCTAATAAAGAGCCAGGCGGTCCCGATATTTGCCGCCCTGATCCTCAGCTTCCTCGTTACACTGGTGGCAACGGCAAAGGTCGTCGAGTTGGTTAGAGAGAAAAACGGCAGAGGGGAGAGCAAATGA